The following proteins are encoded in a genomic region of Variovorax paradoxus:
- a CDS encoding SPFH domain-containing protein has product MEYSVPIIILVIAIIFISQSVKFVPQQNAWVRERLGKYHGTMTPGPNFLIPFIDRVAYKHSLKEIPLDVPSQICITRDNTQLQVDGILYFQVTDPMRASYGSSNYIVAVTQLAQTSLRSVIGKLELDKTFEERDVINAQVVAAIDEAALNWGVKVLRYEIKDLTPPKEILLAMQAQITAERGKRALIAASEGRRQEQINIATGEREAFIARSEGEKQAQINNAQGEAAAITAVATATADAIERVAAAIRQPGGEQAVQLKVAERAVDAYGKVAADAKTTLIVPSNMTETAALIASAMRMVQAGKPQNPA; this is encoded by the coding sequence ATGGAATATTCAGTTCCCATCATCATCCTGGTCATTGCGATCATCTTCATCAGCCAGTCGGTCAAGTTCGTGCCGCAGCAGAACGCCTGGGTGCGCGAGCGCCTGGGCAAGTACCACGGCACCATGACGCCCGGGCCCAACTTCCTGATCCCGTTCATCGACCGGGTGGCCTACAAGCACAGCCTGAAGGAAATCCCGCTCGACGTGCCGAGCCAGATCTGCATCACGCGGGACAACACCCAGCTGCAGGTGGACGGCATCCTTTATTTCCAGGTGACCGACCCGATGCGCGCAAGCTACGGCTCGTCGAACTACATCGTGGCCGTGACGCAGCTGGCGCAAACCTCGCTGCGCAGCGTGATCGGCAAGCTCGAGCTCGACAAGACCTTCGAGGAGCGCGACGTCATCAACGCCCAGGTTGTCGCGGCCATCGACGAGGCGGCGCTCAACTGGGGCGTGAAGGTGCTGCGCTACGAAATCAAGGACCTGACGCCGCCCAAGGAAATCCTGCTGGCCATGCAGGCGCAGATCACCGCCGAGCGCGGCAAGCGCGCCCTTATCGCGGCCTCCGAAGGCCGCCGCCAGGAGCAGATCAACATCGCCACGGGCGAGCGCGAAGCCTTCATCGCACGCTCCGAGGGCGAGAAGCAAGCCCAGATCAACAACGCCCAGGGCGAGGCGGCCGCCATCACGGCCGTGGCCACCGCCACCGCCGACGCCATCGAACGCGTAGCGGCAGCCATCCGCCAGCCCGGCGGCGAACAGGCGGTGCAGCTCAAGGTGGCCGAACGCGCGGTCGATGCCTACGGCAAGGTTGCGGCCGATGCCAAGACCACGCTGATCGTTCCGAGCAACATGACCGAAACGGCCGCACTCATCGCCTCGGCCATGCGCATGGTTCAAGCCGGCAAGCCGCAAAATCCGGCTTGA
- a CDS encoding branched-chain amino acid ABC transporter substrate-binding protein — MQLKWTAVALAALTLVACGKKEEAAAPAAPAPTAAAPAPAAPPADALIVKIGHVAPTSGPIAHLGKDNEFGAKMAIEDLNAKGLKIGDKVAKFELLAEDDAGDPKQGTAVAQKLVDSKVNGIVGHLNSGTTIPASKLYSDAGIPQVSPSATNPKYTRQGFKTTFRVVADDTQLGGTLGKYAVETLKGKNIAVIDDRTAYGQGVAEEFEKAAKAAGATIVGHEFTTDKSTDFNAILTKLKASKPDVLFFGGMDAVGGPMLKQVKQLGLNVKFMGGDGLCTGELPKLAGDAIGEEMVVCAEAGGVDGDFKQPLEDFKVKFKAKNGVDVQIYAPYVYDAVNVLAEAMVKAGSSDPEKYLPEVGKVQYKGVTGPIAFDEKGDIKNGALTLFTYKGGVRTQIAVVR; from the coding sequence ATGCAATTGAAATGGACTGCGGTCGCACTGGCTGCTCTCACGCTGGTGGCTTGCGGCAAGAAAGAAGAAGCTGCTGCACCCGCCGCACCGGCGCCCACGGCAGCGGCTCCGGCACCTGCAGCGCCTCCGGCCGACGCACTGATCGTCAAGATCGGCCACGTTGCGCCCACCAGCGGTCCGATTGCCCACCTTGGCAAGGACAACGAGTTCGGCGCCAAGATGGCCATCGAAGACCTCAATGCCAAGGGCCTCAAGATCGGCGACAAGGTTGCCAAGTTCGAACTGCTGGCAGAAGACGACGCCGGCGATCCGAAGCAAGGCACCGCAGTGGCCCAGAAGCTGGTCGACAGCAAGGTCAACGGTATCGTGGGCCACCTGAATTCGGGCACCACCATCCCCGCATCGAAGCTCTACAGCGACGCCGGCATTCCGCAGGTTTCGCCATCAGCCACCAACCCCAAGTACACGCGCCAAGGCTTCAAGACCACGTTCCGCGTGGTGGCCGACGACACGCAACTCGGCGGCACGCTGGGCAAGTACGCGGTCGAAACGCTCAAGGGCAAGAACATTGCCGTGATCGACGACCGCACGGCCTACGGCCAAGGCGTTGCCGAAGAATTCGAGAAGGCGGCCAAGGCTGCCGGCGCGACCATCGTCGGCCACGAATTCACGACCGACAAGTCGACCGACTTCAACGCCATCCTGACCAAGCTCAAGGCTTCCAAGCCCGACGTGCTGTTCTTCGGCGGCATGGATGCCGTGGGCGGCCCGATGCTCAAGCAGGTCAAGCAACTCGGCCTGAACGTCAAGTTCATGGGCGGCGACGGCCTGTGCACCGGCGAACTGCCGAAGCTGGCTGGCGATGCCATCGGCGAAGAGATGGTGGTTTGCGCCGAAGCCGGTGGTGTCGATGGCGACTTCAAGCAGCCGCTGGAAGACTTCAAGGTCAAGTTCAAGGCCAAGAACGGCGTGGACGTGCAGATCTACGCACCGTACGTGTACGACGCCGTCAACGTCCTGGCCGAAGCCATGGTCAAGGCCGGTTCTTCCGACCCTGAAAAGTACCTGCCGGAAGTCGGCAAGGTGCAATACAAGGGCGTGACCGGCCCGATCGCCTTCGACGAAAAGGGCGACATCAAGAACGGCGCGCTGACGCTCTTCACCTACAAGGGTGGCGTGCGTACGCAGATCGCCGTGGTGCGCTGA
- a CDS encoding response regulator, producing MALITFLVEDNKTIRDNLVPALEDLVNGQVVGFAETESAALAWLAAHPHDWQLLIIDLFLKEGSGLGVLSGCKTRGPGQRAVVLSNYVTADIRARCQALGADAVFDKSRDLDAFIDYCNTDRPSGHAALV from the coding sequence ATGGCCCTCATCACGTTCCTCGTCGAGGACAACAAGACCATCAGAGACAACCTCGTGCCGGCCCTCGAGGATCTGGTCAATGGCCAGGTCGTCGGTTTTGCCGAAACCGAGTCGGCCGCGCTCGCTTGGCTCGCCGCCCATCCGCATGACTGGCAGTTGCTCATCATCGATCTGTTCCTGAAGGAAGGCTCCGGCCTCGGCGTGCTCTCGGGCTGCAAGACGCGCGGGCCGGGCCAGCGCGCGGTGGTGCTGAGCAACTACGTGACAGCCGACATTCGCGCACGCTGCCAGGCACTGGGCGCCGATGCCGTCTTCGACAAGTCGCGCGACCTCGACGCCTTCATCGACTACTGCAACACCGACCGCCCCTCGGGGCATGCCGCCCTGGTTTGA
- a CDS encoding DNA polymerase III subunit chi produces MTEIGFHFNTPDKVNYACRLVRKAVSARGLRVVVVGEAPMLEAVDAALWQLAPSDFIAHCRGDAPAHMLARSPVILCAEGADAASLPHREMLVNLGPEVPAGFERFERLIDIVSDEAVDRQIGRSRWRHYADRGYTIQPHDFARSAS; encoded by the coding sequence GTGACGGAAATCGGCTTTCATTTCAATACGCCGGACAAGGTCAACTACGCCTGCCGGCTGGTTCGAAAGGCCGTGAGCGCGCGCGGGCTGCGCGTGGTCGTGGTGGGCGAGGCCCCGATGCTGGAGGCGGTCGATGCCGCGCTCTGGCAGCTGGCGCCCTCCGACTTCATCGCCCATTGCCGCGGCGACGCACCGGCGCACATGCTGGCCCGTTCGCCGGTCATTCTTTGCGCCGAGGGCGCCGATGCCGCATCGCTTCCGCACCGGGAGATGCTCGTGAACCTGGGGCCCGAGGTTCCGGCCGGCTTCGAGCGCTTCGAGCGCCTGATCGATATCGTGAGCGACGAGGCGGTAGACCGGCAGATCGGCCGGTCGCGCTGGCGCCACTATGCCGACCGGGGCTACACCATCCAGCCGCACGACTTTGCAAGGAGCGCCTCCTGA